The Beijerinckiaceae bacterium genome has a window encoding:
- a CDS encoding glycerol-3-phosphate dehydrogenase: MRQDATVDLLIIGGGVNGSGIARDAAGRGLSVMLCEQGDLAGATSSASSKLIHGGLRYLEYYQFRFVREALKEREILLGIAPHIIWPARFVLPHDKQLRPTFLIQIGLFLYDWLAPSRRLPGSRRLKLKGSVEGAPLQERLTTGFVYADCRVDDARLVALNAIDAGERGAEICPRTRCISAWREKGLWRADMLQTRDAAQFQVSARALVNAAGPWAAKMNETLGGLPEPETLRLVKGSHIIVPRMFEGEHCYILQNIDGRVIFVMPYESGFTLIGTTEIAFAGDPSTAKTDTEEVSYLCAAVSRYFRRPLAPSDVVESFCGVRPLYDDNASNASAASRDYVLDLDAPPGSAPLVSVLGGKITSYRKLSEDVVDRLLPYLDPPRAKPWTATTPLPGGDMEGGDFDRFLRTLRAKFCWLDEGMLVRIARAYGTRAELILKDARNLSDLGEDFGAGLYQAEIDYLIDREFALTGEDVLWRRSKLRLHMSPSQITHVAAYVDARVRAREYPNV; this comes from the coding sequence ATGAGACAGGACGCAACGGTCGATCTCCTCATCATCGGCGGGGGCGTCAATGGGTCCGGAATCGCAAGAGACGCGGCGGGGCGCGGCCTGTCGGTGATGCTATGCGAGCAAGGCGACCTTGCCGGCGCTACTTCATCGGCGTCCAGCAAGCTCATTCATGGCGGCCTGCGCTATCTCGAATATTATCAGTTCCGTTTCGTCCGCGAGGCGCTGAAAGAGCGCGAAATATTGCTTGGCATTGCCCCGCACATCATCTGGCCGGCGCGCTTTGTTCTGCCCCACGATAAACAGCTGCGCCCGACCTTCCTGATTCAGATCGGACTTTTTCTTTATGATTGGTTGGCTCCCAGTCGCCGCTTGCCCGGATCGAGACGGCTCAAGCTCAAGGGCTCGGTGGAAGGGGCGCCCCTGCAGGAGCGGTTGACTACCGGCTTTGTTTATGCGGACTGCCGTGTCGACGATGCGAGGCTGGTGGCGCTCAATGCCATCGACGCAGGCGAGCGCGGCGCTGAGATTTGTCCAAGAACACGCTGCATCTCGGCATGGCGTGAGAAGGGACTTTGGCGGGCCGACATGCTGCAGACACGTGATGCGGCGCAGTTCCAGGTGAGTGCACGCGCGCTTGTCAATGCGGCCGGACCATGGGCCGCGAAGATGAACGAAACACTGGGGGGCTTGCCTGAGCCCGAGACCCTCCGTCTCGTCAAGGGCAGCCACATCATCGTGCCGCGCATGTTCGAGGGCGAACATTGCTACATTTTGCAAAACATCGACGGCCGGGTAATTTTTGTCATGCCCTATGAAAGCGGTTTCACGCTGATCGGGACGACTGAGATCGCCTTTGCCGGCGATCCATCGACGGCAAAGACCGACACGGAGGAAGTTAGCTATCTTTGCGCGGCCGTATCGCGATATTTCCGTCGGCCCCTCGCGCCGTCCGATGTCGTTGAAAGTTTTTGTGGCGTGCGGCCGCTTTACGACGACAACGCGAGCAATGCTTCCGCTGCCAGCCGCGACTATGTTCTCGATCTCGATGCACCACCCGGCAGCGCTCCGCTCGTATCGGTCCTCGGCGGCAAGATCACAAGCTACCGCAAACTCTCCGAGGACGTGGTCGATCGGCTCCTGCCCTATCTCGACCCTCCGCGAGCGAAACCCTGGACCGCGACGACGCCCCTGCCCGGCGGCGATATGGAGGGCGGTGATTTCGACAGATTTCTGAGGACGCTTCGCGCAAAATTTTGCTGGCTTGATGAAGGCATGCTTGTCCGCATCGCGCGCGCCTACGGAACCCGGGCTGAATTGATTTTAAAGGATGCCCGAAACCTAAGTGATTTGGGCGAGGATTTCGGTGCGGGTCTCTATCAAGCCGAGATCGACTATCTCATCGATCGGGAATTTGCATTGACCGGCGAAGATGTGTTGTGGCGGAGGTCCAAGCTGCGCCTGCATATGTCGCCAAGTCAAATCACCCATGTAGCCGCCTATGTCGATGCGAGGGTACGGGCGCGCGAGTATCCCAATGTCTGA
- the glpK gene encoding glycerol kinase → MSEENYLLAIDEGTTSTRSLMFDPSGRLLASAQKEFSQNYPHPGWVEHDPQEIWRDVVQTAREAIAKSKSPVAIGIANQRETVVVWDRATGAPIYPAIVWQDRRTAGECERLRRTGAEELVRARTGLLLDPYFSATKLAWILDNVNGARKQAEQGKLAFGTIDSFLLWHLTGGAVHATDATNASRTMLFDIHRQCWDGELLRLFDIPEPLLAEVHDNAHLYGTTAPGLFDVQIPIAGLAGDQHAAMIGQACFEPGMVKATFGTGCFALLNTGQKLLSPAKGTLSTMAYRLKGQSIFAAEGSVFVAGAAIKWLRDGLGFLTEAAQSGSIAAGLAGNQGVYLVPAFAGLGAPYWDPRAKGLICGLTLESKPAHIVRAALESVAYQAFDLLQAMTGDGVLGVPRTLRVDGGMAANDWFCQFLANVLATPVERPIMLEATAQGAAFLAGLTLGVFPDLAAISSTWELGGRFEPRMDAAEREQLLNGWRTAIQRTLVRDTPS, encoded by the coding sequence ATGTCTGAGGAAAATTATCTTCTGGCAATCGATGAGGGCACCACGTCCACGCGGAGCCTGATGTTCGACCCATCTGGACGGCTATTGGCCAGCGCGCAGAAAGAGTTTTCCCAAAACTATCCGCATCCCGGCTGGGTCGAGCACGATCCGCAAGAGATTTGGCGCGATGTGGTGCAGACCGCTCGCGAGGCCATTGCAAAATCGAAATCGCCCGTGGCGATCGGTATCGCAAACCAGCGCGAAACGGTCGTTGTCTGGGACCGTGCAACAGGCGCACCGATCTACCCCGCCATTGTTTGGCAGGACAGGCGCACCGCCGGAGAATGCGAGCGATTGCGCAGGACGGGTGCCGAGGAGCTGGTGCGAGCGCGCACCGGCTTGTTGTTGGATCCTTATTTTTCGGCGACGAAACTCGCCTGGATCCTGGACAACGTAAACGGTGCGCGAAAGCAGGCCGAACAGGGAAAGCTCGCCTTCGGTACGATCGACAGTTTCCTGCTTTGGCACTTGACCGGTGGAGCGGTCCACGCGACCGACGCGACAAACGCTTCGCGAACCATGCTGTTCGACATTCACCGCCAATGCTGGGACGGCGAGCTGTTGCGGCTCTTCGATATCCCCGAACCGCTGCTCGCCGAGGTCCACGACAACGCCCATCTTTATGGCACCACGGCGCCGGGCTTATTCGACGTCCAGATACCGATTGCGGGCCTGGCGGGCGACCAGCATGCCGCGATGATCGGCCAGGCCTGTTTCGAGCCTGGAATGGTGAAGGCGACCTTCGGCACGGGCTGCTTTGCCTTGCTCAACACGGGTCAAAAGCTCTTATCTCCGGCCAAGGGGACGCTCTCGACAATGGCCTATCGGCTCAAAGGCCAATCCATTTTCGCTGCAGAGGGATCGGTGTTTGTCGCGGGCGCCGCGATCAAATGGCTGCGCGACGGTCTGGGCTTTCTTACGGAGGCCGCGCAATCCGGTAGCATAGCGGCGGGTCTTGCCGGCAACCAAGGTGTCTATCTGGTCCCGGCCTTCGCCGGTCTTGGCGCGCCCTATTGGGACCCCCGTGCAAAAGGATTGATCTGCGGCCTCACTTTGGAATCCAAGCCGGCGCATATCGTCCGCGCGGCGTTGGAATCCGTCGCCTACCAAGCCTTCGATCTGCTGCAAGCCATGACGGGAGACGGTGTCTTAGGCGTGCCACGCACTTTGCGTGTCGATGGAGGAATGGCAGCCAACGATTGGTTCTGCCAGTTCCTCGCCAATGTGCTCGCCACTCCGGTGGAACGGCCGATCATGCTTGAGGCGACCGCGCAGGGGGCTGCCTTCCTGGCCGGGCTAACGCTCGGCGTATTTCCGGATCTGGCCGCGATCTCGTCAACGTGGGAACTCGGCGGCCGCTTTGAACCGCGCATGGACGCCGCCGAACGGGAGCAATTGCTCAACGGCTGGCGTACAGCGATTCAACGCACGCTGGTGCGAGACACCCCAAGCTGA
- a CDS encoding carboxymethylenebutenolidase, with translation MRTNISAPDNAATVSRREVLAASAAATMGYTLAAGPVRADVIKTDVEGLSAGLANVKTSSGEMPAYYAKPSGATHPPIILIAMEVFGLHEHIKDVARRLGKLGALAVAPDYYFRLGDLTKIAQPAQLMPLVNSKPDQELFSDLDATVAWAQAQGGDANRLGIIGFCRGGRTVWLYATHNPNLKAGVAFYGSLMDPSNPAMPKNAFDLAADVKAPVLGLYGAEDTGIPPNQVEEMKKRLQAAGKTAEFKIYPGAGHGFFADYRQSYRAEAAQDAWKEMQAWFKKYNVL, from the coding sequence ATGCGCACAAACATTTCGGCGCCTGACAATGCGGCGACGGTCTCGCGCCGCGAAGTGCTCGCGGCCTCGGCCGCCGCGACCATGGGCTATACGCTCGCGGCGGGCCCGGTCCGCGCGGATGTTATCAAAACCGATGTCGAGGGTTTGTCCGCCGGGCTAGCCAATGTGAAAACATCCAGCGGCGAGATGCCGGCCTATTACGCAAAGCCTTCCGGGGCCACACATCCGCCGATCATCCTGATAGCCATGGAAGTCTTCGGCCTGCACGAACACATCAAGGATGTGGCTCGCCGGCTTGGCAAGCTCGGCGCCTTGGCAGTTGCCCCGGATTATTATTTCCGGCTCGGCGACCTCACCAAAATTGCCCAGCCGGCGCAATTGATGCCCCTGGTGAACAGCAAACCCGATCAGGAGCTTTTTTCGGATCTTGATGCGACGGTCGCCTGGGCCCAGGCTCAAGGAGGCGATGCGAATCGGCTCGGCATCATCGGCTTTTGTCGAGGTGGACGAACCGTCTGGCTCTATGCGACGCACAATCCGAATTTGAAGGCCGGCGTCGCCTTTTACGGAAGTCTGATGGATCCGAGCAACCCGGCCATGCCCAAAAACGCGTTCGATCTCGCGGCGGACGTAAAAGCGCCCGTGCTGGGCCTCTATGGGGCCGAAGATACCGGGATTCCGCCGAACCAAGTGGAGGAGATGAAGAAGAGGCTGCAAGCCGCAGGAAAAACTGCTGAATTCAAAATCTATCCCGGTGCCGGCCACGGATTTTTCGCAGATTACCGGCAGAGTTATCGGGCGGAGGCAGCGCAGGACGCCTGGAAAGAGATGCAAGCATGGTTCAAGAAATACAATGTGTTATGA
- a CDS encoding phenylalanine 4-monooxygenase, which translates to MAVLHQTDRRAASPDWTIPQGFERYTEADHRTWITLYDRQAEILPGRACEAYLHGLKALDLHGQGIPNFDRLNEKLFALTGWQIMAVPGLVPDAVFFEHLANRRFPAANFIRRPEELDYLEEPDIFHDVFGHVPMLSDPVFADYMQAYGRGGLRALSLGRLHNLARLYWYTVEFGLLETPEGLRIYGAGIVSSRTESLFALVSPSPNRIGFDLERVMRTPYRIDDFQQVYFVVPSLQDLLDVTTKTDFGPLYAKLMNASDVGIAEIEQGDKVFTRGTQAYAESGGRLCPSALESQTLGFQIPGHDMKA; encoded by the coding sequence ATGGCCGTTCTCCATCAAACCGATCGGCGGGCCGCCAGCCCGGATTGGACCATTCCGCAAGGCTTCGAACGCTACACCGAGGCCGATCATCGCACCTGGATCACGCTCTATGACCGGCAGGCCGAGATCTTACCTGGCCGCGCGTGCGAGGCCTATCTGCATGGCCTCAAAGCGCTGGATCTGCATGGCCAGGGCATCCCTAATTTCGACCGGCTGAACGAAAAACTCTTCGCGCTCACCGGATGGCAGATCATGGCGGTGCCGGGGCTCGTGCCCGACGCGGTTTTCTTCGAGCATCTCGCCAATCGACGTTTTCCCGCCGCGAATTTTATTCGCCGTCCCGAAGAGCTCGACTATCTTGAGGAGCCCGATATTTTCCACGATGTGTTCGGCCATGTGCCGATGCTCAGCGATCCTGTGTTCGCCGATTACATGCAAGCCTATGGAAGAGGCGGCCTGCGCGCGCTTTCTTTGGGACGGCTGCATAATCTCGCGCGGCTCTATTGGTACACGGTCGAGTTCGGGCTGTTGGAAACCCCAGAGGGCTTGCGGATCTATGGCGCGGGAATCGTCTCGTCGAGGACGGAATCTCTATTCGCACTCGTCTCCCCCTCGCCGAACCGGATCGGCTTCGATTTGGAACGAGTGATGCGCACGCCTTACCGGATCGATGATTTTCAGCAGGTCTATTTCGTCGTGCCGTCGCTGCAAGATCTGCTCGATGTGACGACGAAGACCGATTTCGGTCCTCTCTATGCAAAACTGATGAATGCGAGCGACGTCGGGATTGCTGAAATCGAACAGGGCGATAAAGTCTTCACCCGCGGTACGCAGGCCTATGCCGAGAGCGGCGGACGTCTTTGCCCGAGCGCGCTCGAATCCCAAACGCTTGGTTTTCAAATTCCTGGTCATGATATGAAAGCGTGA
- a CDS encoding NAD-dependent oxidoreductase, with protein sequence MSFMKDKILVVTGGSGALGRAVVNAALDAGAFVAIPGRESAEKLPPRDRLLILGGVDLTDFPATKQAFEKVAAHFGRIDALANIAGGFQWQKLADADLAVWSDMFRINLLTAATATKAALPFLRDSRGAIVNVASAPAKKAGAGMGAYAASKAGVLRLTESVAEEEKDNGIRVNAILPTIIDTPANRAGMPKADFSRWVKPEDIAKTILFLLSANAEAITGAEILLAGRT encoded by the coding sequence ATGAGTTTTATGAAAGACAAGATTTTGGTTGTGACAGGCGGCTCCGGGGCACTCGGACGTGCGGTCGTGAACGCCGCCTTGGATGCGGGAGCTTTCGTGGCAATTCCCGGCCGGGAGTCGGCGGAAAAGTTGCCGCCGCGCGACCGGCTCTTGATTCTGGGTGGGGTCGATCTCACCGATTTTCCCGCCACCAAGCAAGCCTTTGAAAAAGTGGCGGCGCATTTTGGCCGCATCGATGCGCTGGCCAATATCGCCGGCGGGTTCCAATGGCAGAAGCTTGCAGATGCCGATCTCGCGGTTTGGTCCGACATGTTCCGGATAAATCTATTGACCGCCGCCACCGCGACAAAGGCGGCGCTGCCATTCCTGCGGGACTCGCGCGGCGCAATCGTCAATGTGGCCTCGGCCCCGGCGAAAAAGGCCGGGGCGGGAATGGGCGCCTATGCGGCGTCGAAGGCAGGCGTGTTGCGGCTGACCGAGAGCGTCGCGGAAGAGGAAAAGGATAACGGCATTCGGGTCAATGCGATCTTGCCGACGATCATCGATACGCCGGCCAATCGCGCCGGCATGCCAAAGGCCGACTTCTCACGTTGGGTGAAACCAGAAGACATCGCCAAGACGATCTTGTTTCTTTTGTCCGCCAACGCCGAGGCAATCACCGGCGCCGAAATCCTGCTCGCCGGGCGAACCTAA
- a CDS encoding AsnC family transcriptional regulator, translated as MPDLQEATALDSFDLKLLVALEADGRLTNAELADAIGLSASQCSRRRIRLEASGIIEGYQARLNAERLGIGLIALIQVSLSPHSKENAKKFKELVNHIDEIQEAFALTGDADYMLKIVVRSLGDLSRVINDLILPHPSVSNVKSSIVLNKLKEIRRLPLRT; from the coding sequence ATGCCAGATCTGCAAGAGGCGACCGCGCTGGACAGTTTCGACCTCAAGCTCCTGGTCGCGCTTGAGGCTGATGGACGGCTGACCAACGCCGAACTTGCCGATGCGATCGGTCTTTCCGCCTCGCAATGTTCGCGCCGGCGTATTCGCCTCGAGGCATCCGGCATCATCGAAGGCTATCAGGCGCGGCTGAACGCCGAACGTCTGGGCATCGGCCTGATCGCGCTCATCCAGGTGAGTCTGTCACCCCACTCAAAAGAAAATGCAAAGAAATTCAAAGAGTTGGTAAATCATATTGATGAGATACAGGAGGCGTTTGCGCTCACCGGAGATGCCGACTATATGCTGAAGATCGTGGTGCGCAGCCTTGGCGATCTTTCCCGTGTCATCAACGACCTGATCCTGCCCCATCCCAGCGTTTCAAACGTCAAATCGTCGATTGTCTTGAACAAGCTGAAAGAGATCCGCCGCTTGCCGCTCAGAACATGA
- the hppD gene encoding 4-hydroxyphenylpyruvate dioxygenase — protein sequence MGPFPHDAPPPRISVDNPAGTDGFEFVEFADAQPEALRSLFEQMGFERVAVHKSRAIELYRQGRVNYILNADRTSFGGRFVDLHGPCASAMAWRVVDAKHAFAHALAHGAEPYNGATDAKTLDVPAILGIGGSLIYFIDTYGDKGSPYGGEFEWVDEPDPVPSGCGIDYIDHLTNNVFRGNMDRWYQFYKNLFNFRQIRYFDIEGRKTGLFSRALTSPCGKIRIPLNESADDKSQIEEYLHQYKGEGIQHIACGCKDIYATVKRLAGNGLAFMPPPPESYYDRVAARLPRHGEPLEELRANGLLIDGEVVEGERPRLLLQIFSKTVIGPIFFEFIERKGDEGFGEGNFRALFESIEADQIARGVLSA from the coding sequence ATGGGTCCTTTTCCGCACGATGCGCCACCGCCCCGGATCAGCGTGGACAATCCCGCCGGCACGGACGGGTTCGAATTCGTGGAATTCGCCGATGCTCAGCCGGAAGCGCTCCGAAGCTTGTTCGAACAGATGGGTTTCGAACGGGTTGCCGTGCATAAGAGCCGAGCGATCGAGCTTTATCGTCAAGGCCGCGTCAATTACATTTTGAATGCCGATCGCACGAGTTTCGGTGGAAGGTTTGTCGATTTACACGGCCCCTGCGCCTCCGCGATGGCGTGGCGCGTGGTCGATGCCAAGCATGCTTTTGCGCATGCGCTGGCCCATGGTGCCGAGCCCTACAATGGAGCGACCGACGCCAAGACGCTCGACGTTCCCGCAATTCTCGGGATCGGCGGAAGCCTGATCTATTTTATCGATACCTATGGCGATAAGGGCTCGCCCTATGGGGGTGAATTCGAGTGGGTGGATGAGCCGGATCCGGTGCCCTCGGGGTGCGGGATCGACTACATCGACCATCTCACCAACAATGTGTTTCGCGGCAACATGGACCGCTGGTATCAATTTTATAAGAATCTCTTCAATTTCCGCCAAATCCGCTACTTCGACATCGAGGGAAGAAAGACCGGGCTGTTTTCGCGGGCCCTGACAAGTCCCTGCGGCAAAATCCGGATTCCCTTGAATGAATCCGCCGACGACAAGAGTCAGATCGAGGAATATTTGCACCAATACAAAGGCGAAGGCATTCAGCACATCGCCTGTGGTTGCAAAGACATCTACGCAACCGTGAAACGCTTGGCGGGCAATGGGCTGGCTTTCATGCCGCCGCCGCCCGAGAGCTATTACGATCGTGTTGCAGCACGCCTCCCGCGGCACGGCGAGCCACTCGAGGAATTGCGCGCCAATGGTCTTCTCATCGACGGCGAAGTGGTCGAGGGAGAACGTCCGAGGCTCCTCTTGCAGATTTTCTCGAAGACGGTGATTGGCCCGATCTTTTTCGAGTTCATCGAGCGTAAGGGCGATGAAGGATTTGGCGAAGGAAACTTCCGCGCTCTGTTCGAATCGATCGAAGCGGACCAAATCGCGCGTGGCGTGCTCAGCGCCTGA